In one Zalophus californianus isolate mZalCal1 chromosome 10, mZalCal1.pri.v2, whole genome shotgun sequence genomic region, the following are encoded:
- the USP7 gene encoding ubiquitin carboxyl-terminal hydrolase 7 isoform X3 has translation MAWSEVTDPEKGFIDDDKVTFEVFVQADAPHGVAWDSKKHTGYVGLKNQGATCYMNSLLQTLFFTNQLRKAVYMMPTEGDDSSKSVPLALQRVFYELQHSDKPVGTKKLTKSFGWETLDSFMQHDVQELCRVLLDNVENKMKGTCVEGTIPKLFRGKMVSYIQCKEVDYRSDRREDYYDIQLSIKGKKNIFESFVDYVAVEQLDGDNKYDAGEHGLQEAEKGVKFLTLPPVLHLQLMRFMYDPQTDQNIKINDRFEFPEQLPLDEFLQKTDPKDPANYILHAVLVHSGDNHGGHYVVYLNPKGDGKWCKFDDDVVSRCTKEEAIEHNYGGHDDDLSVRHCTNAYMLVYIRESKLSEVLQAVTDHDIPQQLVERLQEEKRIEAQKRKERQEAHLYMQVQIVAEDQFCGHQGNDMYDEEKVKYTVFKVLKNSSLAEFVQNLSQTMGFPQDQIRLWPMQARSNGTKRPAMLDNEADGNKTMIELSDNENPWTIFLETVDPELAASGATLPKFDKDHDVMLFLKMYDPKTRSLNYCGHIYTPISCKIRDLLPVMCDRAGFIQDTSLILYEEVKPNLTERIQDYDVSLDKALDELMDGDIIVFQKDDPENDNSELPTAKEYFRDLYHRVDVIFCDKTIPNDPGFVVTLSNRMNYFQVAKTVAQRLNTDPMLLQFFKSQGYRDGPGNPLRHNYEGTLRDLLQFFKPRQPKKLYYQQLKMKITDFENRRSFKCIWLNSQFREEEITLYPDKHGCVRDLLEECKKAVELGEKASGKLRLLEIVSYKIIGVHQEDELLECLSPATSRTFRIEEIPLDQVDIDKENEMLVTVAHFHKEVFGTFGIPFLLRIHQGEHFREVMKRIQSLLDIQEKEFEKFKFAIVMMGRHQYINEDEYEVNLKDFEPQPGNMSHPRPWLGLDHFNKAPKRSRYTYLEKAIKIHN, from the exons ATGGCCTGGAGC gaAGTGACTGATCCTGAGAAAGGATTTATAGATGATGACAAAGTTACTTTTGAAGTCTTTGTACAGGCGGATGCTCCCCATGGAGTTGc GTGGGATTCAAAGAAGCACACGGGCTATGTCGGTTTAAAGAATCAGGGAGCGACTTGTTACATGAACAGCCTGCTGCagactttatttttcacaaatcaACTACGAAAG GCTGTGTACATGATGCCAACAGAGGGTGATGATTCATCCAAAAGCGTCCCCTTAGCGTTACAAAGAGTGTTCTACGAATTACAGCACAGCGATAAGCCTGTAGGAACAAAAAAGCTAACGAAGTCCTTCGG gTGGGAAACTTTAGATAGCTTCATGCAGCACGATGTTCAAGAGCTGTGTCGAGTG TTGCTTGATAATGTGGAGAATAAGATGAAAGGCACGTGTGTGGAAGGCACCATACCTAAATTATTCAGAGGCAAAATGGTG TCCTATATCCAGTGTAAAGAAGTAGACTATCGATCTGATAGAAGAGAAGATTATTACGATATCCAGCTaagtataaaaggaaagaaaaata tatTTGAATCATTTGTGGACTACGTGGCTGTGGAACAACTAGACGGTGACAATAAATACGACGCTGGGGAGCACGGCTTGCAG gaagcagagaaaggtgTGAAATTCCTAACTTTGCCACCAGTGTTACATCTACAGCTGATGAGATTTATGTATGACCCTCAGACGGACCAAAATATCAAGATCAATGATAG gtTTGAATTCCCAGAACAGTTACCACTCGATGAATTTTTGCAAAAAACAGATCCTAAGGACCCTGCAAATTATATTCTTCATGCAGTCCTGGTTCACAGTGGAGATAATCATGGTGGACATTATGTGGTTTATCTGAACCCCAAAGGGGATGGCAAA TGGTGTAAATTTGACGACGACGTGGTGTCCAGGTGCACGAAGGAGGAGGCCATCGAGCACAACTACGGGGGCCATGATGACGACCTGTCCGTGCGGCACTGCACCAACGCGTACATGCTGGTCTACATCAGGGAGTCCAAGCTCA GTGAGGTTTTACAAGCGGTCACCGACCACGACATCCCTCAGCAGTTGGTAGAGCGACTCCAGGAGGAGAAAAGGATCGAGGCCCAGAAGCGGAAGGAGCGGCAGGAAGCCCACCTCTACATGCAAGTGCAG ATAGTTGCAGAGGACCAGTTTTGTGGCCACCAAGGAAATGATATGTATgatgaagaaaaagtgaaatacacTGTGTTCAAAGTATTGAAAAACTCCTCTCTGGCTGAATTTGTCCAGAACCTCTCTCAGACCATG GGATTTCCACAAGATCAGATTCGATTATGGCCCATGCAGGCGAGGAGCAACGGAACCAAACGGCCAGCAATGTTGGATAACGAGGCGGACGGCAACAAGACG ATGATTGAGCTGAGTGATAATGAAAACCCGTGGACGATATTCCTGGAAACCGTTGATCCGGAGCTGGCTGCCAGTGGAGCCACGTTACCCAAGTTTGACAAAGATC ATGATGTCATGCTATTTTTGAAGATGTATGACCCCAAGACACGGAGCTTGAATTACTGTGGGCACATCTACACACCAATATCCTGTAAAATAC GTGACTTGCTCCCGGTTATGTGTGACAGAGCAGGATTTATCCAAGATACTAGTCTTATCCTCTATGAG GAAGTTAAACCGAATTTAACAGAGAGAATCCAGGATTACGACGTGTCTCTTGATAAAGCCCTTGATGAACTAATGGACGGTGACATTATAGTCTTCCAGAA GGATGACCCTGAAAATGATAACAGTGAATTACCCACTGCAAAAGAATATTTCCGAGACCTCTACCACCGTGTTGATGTCATTTTCTGTGATAAAACAATCCCTAATGATCCTGGATTTGTGGTTACATTATCAAACCGAATGAATTATTTTCAG gtTGCAAAGACAGTGGCCCAGAGGCTCAACACTGACCCCATGTTGCTCCAGTTTTTCAAGTCTCAAGG TTATAGGGACGGCCCAGGTAACCCTCTTAGACATAATTATGAAGGGACTTTAAGAGATCTCCTACAGTTCTTCAAGCCTAGACAACCTAAGAAACTTTACTATCAGCAG CTTAAGATGAAAATCACAGACTTTGAAAACAGACGAAGTTTTAAGTGTATTTGGTTAAACAGCCAGTTTAGGGAAGAG GAAATCACACTATATCCCGATAAGCATGGGTGTGTCCGGGACCTGCTGGAAGAATGTAAAAAGGCTGTTGAGCTTGGGGAGAAGGCGTCAGGGAAACTTAG GCTGCTAGAAATCGTAAGCTACAAGATTATTGGTGTGCACCAAGAAGATGAACTGTTAGAATGCTTATCTCCGGCAACGAGTAGAACATTTCGAATAGAG GAAATACCTTTGGACCAGGTGGACATAGACAAGGAGAATGAGATGCTCGTCACCGTGGCGCACTTCCACAAAGAGGTGTTCGGGACGTTCGGGATTCCATTTTTGCTGAGGATACACCAG GGCGAGCATTTCAGAGAAGTCATGAAACGGATTCAGAGTCTGCTAGACATCCAGGAAAAGGAGTTTGAGAAG TTTAAATTTGCCATTGTGATGATGGGCCGACACCAGTACATAAACGAGGATGAGTATGAAGTGAACTTGAAAGACTTTGAGCCCCAGCCTG GTAACATGTCTCATCCTCGGCCTTGGCTAGGGCTCGACCACTTCAACAAAGCCCCAAAGAGGAGTCGCTACACTTACCTGGAAAAGGCCATTAAAATCCATAACTGA
- the USP7 gene encoding ubiquitin carboxyl-terminal hydrolase 7 isoform X1 translates to MNHQQQQQQQKAGEQQLSEPEDMEMEAGDTDDPPRITQNPVINGNVAMSDGHNNTEEDMEDDTSWRSEATFQFTVERFSRLSESVLSPPCFVRNLPWKIMVMPRFYPDRPHQKSVGFFLQCNAESDSTSWSCHAQAVLKIINYRDDEKSFSRRISHLFFHKENDWGFSNFMAWSEVTDPEKGFIDDDKVTFEVFVQADAPHGVAWDSKKHTGYVGLKNQGATCYMNSLLQTLFFTNQLRKAVYMMPTEGDDSSKSVPLALQRVFYELQHSDKPVGTKKLTKSFGWETLDSFMQHDVQELCRVLLDNVENKMKGTCVEGTIPKLFRGKMVSYIQCKEVDYRSDRREDYYDIQLSIKGKKNIFESFVDYVAVEQLDGDNKYDAGEHGLQEAEKGVKFLTLPPVLHLQLMRFMYDPQTDQNIKINDRFEFPEQLPLDEFLQKTDPKDPANYILHAVLVHSGDNHGGHYVVYLNPKGDGKWCKFDDDVVSRCTKEEAIEHNYGGHDDDLSVRHCTNAYMLVYIRESKLSEVLQAVTDHDIPQQLVERLQEEKRIEAQKRKERQEAHLYMQVQIVAEDQFCGHQGNDMYDEEKVKYTVFKVLKNSSLAEFVQNLSQTMGFPQDQIRLWPMQARSNGTKRPAMLDNEADGNKTMIELSDNENPWTIFLETVDPELAASGATLPKFDKDHDVMLFLKMYDPKTRSLNYCGHIYTPISCKIRDLLPVMCDRAGFIQDTSLILYEEVKPNLTERIQDYDVSLDKALDELMDGDIIVFQKDDPENDNSELPTAKEYFRDLYHRVDVIFCDKTIPNDPGFVVTLSNRMNYFQVAKTVAQRLNTDPMLLQFFKSQGYRDGPGNPLRHNYEGTLRDLLQFFKPRQPKKLYYQQLKMKITDFENRRSFKCIWLNSQFREEEITLYPDKHGCVRDLLEECKKAVELGEKASGKLRLLEIVSYKIIGVHQEDELLECLSPATSRTFRIEEIPLDQVDIDKENEMLVTVAHFHKEVFGTFGIPFLLRIHQGEHFREVMKRIQSLLDIQEKEFEKFKFAIVMMGRHQYINEDEYEVNLKDFEPQPGNMSHPRPWLGLDHFNKAPKRSRYTYLEKAIKIHN, encoded by the exons ACACGAGTTGGCGCTCCGAGGCGACCTTTCAGTTCACTGTCGAGCGCTTCAGCAGACTGAGTGAGTCGGTCCTTAGCCCTCCGTGTTTTGTGCGAAATCTGCCATGGAAGATTATGGTGATGCCACGCTTTTATCCAGACAGACCACACCAAAAAAGCGTAGGATTCTTTCTCCAGTGCAATGCTGAATCTGATTCCAC GTCGTGGTCTTGCCACGCGCAAGCTGTGCTGAAGATAATAAATTACAGAGACGATGAGAAGTCGTTCAGCCGCCGCATTAGCCACTTGTTCTTCCACAAGGAGAACGACTGGGGGTTTTCCAATTTCATGGCCTGGAGC gaAGTGACTGATCCTGAGAAAGGATTTATAGATGATGACAAAGTTACTTTTGAAGTCTTTGTACAGGCGGATGCTCCCCATGGAGTTGc GTGGGATTCAAAGAAGCACACGGGCTATGTCGGTTTAAAGAATCAGGGAGCGACTTGTTACATGAACAGCCTGCTGCagactttatttttcacaaatcaACTACGAAAG GCTGTGTACATGATGCCAACAGAGGGTGATGATTCATCCAAAAGCGTCCCCTTAGCGTTACAAAGAGTGTTCTACGAATTACAGCACAGCGATAAGCCTGTAGGAACAAAAAAGCTAACGAAGTCCTTCGG gTGGGAAACTTTAGATAGCTTCATGCAGCACGATGTTCAAGAGCTGTGTCGAGTG TTGCTTGATAATGTGGAGAATAAGATGAAAGGCACGTGTGTGGAAGGCACCATACCTAAATTATTCAGAGGCAAAATGGTG TCCTATATCCAGTGTAAAGAAGTAGACTATCGATCTGATAGAAGAGAAGATTATTACGATATCCAGCTaagtataaaaggaaagaaaaata tatTTGAATCATTTGTGGACTACGTGGCTGTGGAACAACTAGACGGTGACAATAAATACGACGCTGGGGAGCACGGCTTGCAG gaagcagagaaaggtgTGAAATTCCTAACTTTGCCACCAGTGTTACATCTACAGCTGATGAGATTTATGTATGACCCTCAGACGGACCAAAATATCAAGATCAATGATAG gtTTGAATTCCCAGAACAGTTACCACTCGATGAATTTTTGCAAAAAACAGATCCTAAGGACCCTGCAAATTATATTCTTCATGCAGTCCTGGTTCACAGTGGAGATAATCATGGTGGACATTATGTGGTTTATCTGAACCCCAAAGGGGATGGCAAA TGGTGTAAATTTGACGACGACGTGGTGTCCAGGTGCACGAAGGAGGAGGCCATCGAGCACAACTACGGGGGCCATGATGACGACCTGTCCGTGCGGCACTGCACCAACGCGTACATGCTGGTCTACATCAGGGAGTCCAAGCTCA GTGAGGTTTTACAAGCGGTCACCGACCACGACATCCCTCAGCAGTTGGTAGAGCGACTCCAGGAGGAGAAAAGGATCGAGGCCCAGAAGCGGAAGGAGCGGCAGGAAGCCCACCTCTACATGCAAGTGCAG ATAGTTGCAGAGGACCAGTTTTGTGGCCACCAAGGAAATGATATGTATgatgaagaaaaagtgaaatacacTGTGTTCAAAGTATTGAAAAACTCCTCTCTGGCTGAATTTGTCCAGAACCTCTCTCAGACCATG GGATTTCCACAAGATCAGATTCGATTATGGCCCATGCAGGCGAGGAGCAACGGAACCAAACGGCCAGCAATGTTGGATAACGAGGCGGACGGCAACAAGACG ATGATTGAGCTGAGTGATAATGAAAACCCGTGGACGATATTCCTGGAAACCGTTGATCCGGAGCTGGCTGCCAGTGGAGCCACGTTACCCAAGTTTGACAAAGATC ATGATGTCATGCTATTTTTGAAGATGTATGACCCCAAGACACGGAGCTTGAATTACTGTGGGCACATCTACACACCAATATCCTGTAAAATAC GTGACTTGCTCCCGGTTATGTGTGACAGAGCAGGATTTATCCAAGATACTAGTCTTATCCTCTATGAG GAAGTTAAACCGAATTTAACAGAGAGAATCCAGGATTACGACGTGTCTCTTGATAAAGCCCTTGATGAACTAATGGACGGTGACATTATAGTCTTCCAGAA GGATGACCCTGAAAATGATAACAGTGAATTACCCACTGCAAAAGAATATTTCCGAGACCTCTACCACCGTGTTGATGTCATTTTCTGTGATAAAACAATCCCTAATGATCCTGGATTTGTGGTTACATTATCAAACCGAATGAATTATTTTCAG gtTGCAAAGACAGTGGCCCAGAGGCTCAACACTGACCCCATGTTGCTCCAGTTTTTCAAGTCTCAAGG TTATAGGGACGGCCCAGGTAACCCTCTTAGACATAATTATGAAGGGACTTTAAGAGATCTCCTACAGTTCTTCAAGCCTAGACAACCTAAGAAACTTTACTATCAGCAG CTTAAGATGAAAATCACAGACTTTGAAAACAGACGAAGTTTTAAGTGTATTTGGTTAAACAGCCAGTTTAGGGAAGAG GAAATCACACTATATCCCGATAAGCATGGGTGTGTCCGGGACCTGCTGGAAGAATGTAAAAAGGCTGTTGAGCTTGGGGAGAAGGCGTCAGGGAAACTTAG GCTGCTAGAAATCGTAAGCTACAAGATTATTGGTGTGCACCAAGAAGATGAACTGTTAGAATGCTTATCTCCGGCAACGAGTAGAACATTTCGAATAGAG GAAATACCTTTGGACCAGGTGGACATAGACAAGGAGAATGAGATGCTCGTCACCGTGGCGCACTTCCACAAAGAGGTGTTCGGGACGTTCGGGATTCCATTTTTGCTGAGGATACACCAG GGCGAGCATTTCAGAGAAGTCATGAAACGGATTCAGAGTCTGCTAGACATCCAGGAAAAGGAGTTTGAGAAG TTTAAATTTGCCATTGTGATGATGGGCCGACACCAGTACATAAACGAGGATGAGTATGAAGTGAACTTGAAAGACTTTGAGCCCCAGCCTG GTAACATGTCTCATCCTCGGCCTTGGCTAGGGCTCGACCACTTCAACAAAGCCCCAAAGAGGAGTCGCTACACTTACCTGGAAAAGGCCATTAAAATCCATAACTGA
- the USP7 gene encoding ubiquitin carboxyl-terminal hydrolase 7 isoform X2 codes for MAGNHKLGREAGDTDDPPRITQNPVINGNVAMSDGHNNTEEDMEDDTSWRSEATFQFTVERFSRLSESVLSPPCFVRNLPWKIMVMPRFYPDRPHQKSVGFFLQCNAESDSTSWSCHAQAVLKIINYRDDEKSFSRRISHLFFHKENDWGFSNFMAWSEVTDPEKGFIDDDKVTFEVFVQADAPHGVAWDSKKHTGYVGLKNQGATCYMNSLLQTLFFTNQLRKAVYMMPTEGDDSSKSVPLALQRVFYELQHSDKPVGTKKLTKSFGWETLDSFMQHDVQELCRVLLDNVENKMKGTCVEGTIPKLFRGKMVSYIQCKEVDYRSDRREDYYDIQLSIKGKKNIFESFVDYVAVEQLDGDNKYDAGEHGLQEAEKGVKFLTLPPVLHLQLMRFMYDPQTDQNIKINDRFEFPEQLPLDEFLQKTDPKDPANYILHAVLVHSGDNHGGHYVVYLNPKGDGKWCKFDDDVVSRCTKEEAIEHNYGGHDDDLSVRHCTNAYMLVYIRESKLSEVLQAVTDHDIPQQLVERLQEEKRIEAQKRKERQEAHLYMQVQIVAEDQFCGHQGNDMYDEEKVKYTVFKVLKNSSLAEFVQNLSQTMGFPQDQIRLWPMQARSNGTKRPAMLDNEADGNKTMIELSDNENPWTIFLETVDPELAASGATLPKFDKDHDVMLFLKMYDPKTRSLNYCGHIYTPISCKIRDLLPVMCDRAGFIQDTSLILYEEVKPNLTERIQDYDVSLDKALDELMDGDIIVFQKDDPENDNSELPTAKEYFRDLYHRVDVIFCDKTIPNDPGFVVTLSNRMNYFQVAKTVAQRLNTDPMLLQFFKSQGYRDGPGNPLRHNYEGTLRDLLQFFKPRQPKKLYYQQLKMKITDFENRRSFKCIWLNSQFREEEITLYPDKHGCVRDLLEECKKAVELGEKASGKLRLLEIVSYKIIGVHQEDELLECLSPATSRTFRIEEIPLDQVDIDKENEMLVTVAHFHKEVFGTFGIPFLLRIHQGEHFREVMKRIQSLLDIQEKEFEKFKFAIVMMGRHQYINEDEYEVNLKDFEPQPGNMSHPRPWLGLDHFNKAPKRSRYTYLEKAIKIHN; via the exons ACACGAGTTGGCGCTCCGAGGCGACCTTTCAGTTCACTGTCGAGCGCTTCAGCAGACTGAGTGAGTCGGTCCTTAGCCCTCCGTGTTTTGTGCGAAATCTGCCATGGAAGATTATGGTGATGCCACGCTTTTATCCAGACAGACCACACCAAAAAAGCGTAGGATTCTTTCTCCAGTGCAATGCTGAATCTGATTCCAC GTCGTGGTCTTGCCACGCGCAAGCTGTGCTGAAGATAATAAATTACAGAGACGATGAGAAGTCGTTCAGCCGCCGCATTAGCCACTTGTTCTTCCACAAGGAGAACGACTGGGGGTTTTCCAATTTCATGGCCTGGAGC gaAGTGACTGATCCTGAGAAAGGATTTATAGATGATGACAAAGTTACTTTTGAAGTCTTTGTACAGGCGGATGCTCCCCATGGAGTTGc GTGGGATTCAAAGAAGCACACGGGCTATGTCGGTTTAAAGAATCAGGGAGCGACTTGTTACATGAACAGCCTGCTGCagactttatttttcacaaatcaACTACGAAAG GCTGTGTACATGATGCCAACAGAGGGTGATGATTCATCCAAAAGCGTCCCCTTAGCGTTACAAAGAGTGTTCTACGAATTACAGCACAGCGATAAGCCTGTAGGAACAAAAAAGCTAACGAAGTCCTTCGG gTGGGAAACTTTAGATAGCTTCATGCAGCACGATGTTCAAGAGCTGTGTCGAGTG TTGCTTGATAATGTGGAGAATAAGATGAAAGGCACGTGTGTGGAAGGCACCATACCTAAATTATTCAGAGGCAAAATGGTG TCCTATATCCAGTGTAAAGAAGTAGACTATCGATCTGATAGAAGAGAAGATTATTACGATATCCAGCTaagtataaaaggaaagaaaaata tatTTGAATCATTTGTGGACTACGTGGCTGTGGAACAACTAGACGGTGACAATAAATACGACGCTGGGGAGCACGGCTTGCAG gaagcagagaaaggtgTGAAATTCCTAACTTTGCCACCAGTGTTACATCTACAGCTGATGAGATTTATGTATGACCCTCAGACGGACCAAAATATCAAGATCAATGATAG gtTTGAATTCCCAGAACAGTTACCACTCGATGAATTTTTGCAAAAAACAGATCCTAAGGACCCTGCAAATTATATTCTTCATGCAGTCCTGGTTCACAGTGGAGATAATCATGGTGGACATTATGTGGTTTATCTGAACCCCAAAGGGGATGGCAAA TGGTGTAAATTTGACGACGACGTGGTGTCCAGGTGCACGAAGGAGGAGGCCATCGAGCACAACTACGGGGGCCATGATGACGACCTGTCCGTGCGGCACTGCACCAACGCGTACATGCTGGTCTACATCAGGGAGTCCAAGCTCA GTGAGGTTTTACAAGCGGTCACCGACCACGACATCCCTCAGCAGTTGGTAGAGCGACTCCAGGAGGAGAAAAGGATCGAGGCCCAGAAGCGGAAGGAGCGGCAGGAAGCCCACCTCTACATGCAAGTGCAG ATAGTTGCAGAGGACCAGTTTTGTGGCCACCAAGGAAATGATATGTATgatgaagaaaaagtgaaatacacTGTGTTCAAAGTATTGAAAAACTCCTCTCTGGCTGAATTTGTCCAGAACCTCTCTCAGACCATG GGATTTCCACAAGATCAGATTCGATTATGGCCCATGCAGGCGAGGAGCAACGGAACCAAACGGCCAGCAATGTTGGATAACGAGGCGGACGGCAACAAGACG ATGATTGAGCTGAGTGATAATGAAAACCCGTGGACGATATTCCTGGAAACCGTTGATCCGGAGCTGGCTGCCAGTGGAGCCACGTTACCCAAGTTTGACAAAGATC ATGATGTCATGCTATTTTTGAAGATGTATGACCCCAAGACACGGAGCTTGAATTACTGTGGGCACATCTACACACCAATATCCTGTAAAATAC GTGACTTGCTCCCGGTTATGTGTGACAGAGCAGGATTTATCCAAGATACTAGTCTTATCCTCTATGAG GAAGTTAAACCGAATTTAACAGAGAGAATCCAGGATTACGACGTGTCTCTTGATAAAGCCCTTGATGAACTAATGGACGGTGACATTATAGTCTTCCAGAA GGATGACCCTGAAAATGATAACAGTGAATTACCCACTGCAAAAGAATATTTCCGAGACCTCTACCACCGTGTTGATGTCATTTTCTGTGATAAAACAATCCCTAATGATCCTGGATTTGTGGTTACATTATCAAACCGAATGAATTATTTTCAG gtTGCAAAGACAGTGGCCCAGAGGCTCAACACTGACCCCATGTTGCTCCAGTTTTTCAAGTCTCAAGG TTATAGGGACGGCCCAGGTAACCCTCTTAGACATAATTATGAAGGGACTTTAAGAGATCTCCTACAGTTCTTCAAGCCTAGACAACCTAAGAAACTTTACTATCAGCAG CTTAAGATGAAAATCACAGACTTTGAAAACAGACGAAGTTTTAAGTGTATTTGGTTAAACAGCCAGTTTAGGGAAGAG GAAATCACACTATATCCCGATAAGCATGGGTGTGTCCGGGACCTGCTGGAAGAATGTAAAAAGGCTGTTGAGCTTGGGGAGAAGGCGTCAGGGAAACTTAG GCTGCTAGAAATCGTAAGCTACAAGATTATTGGTGTGCACCAAGAAGATGAACTGTTAGAATGCTTATCTCCGGCAACGAGTAGAACATTTCGAATAGAG GAAATACCTTTGGACCAGGTGGACATAGACAAGGAGAATGAGATGCTCGTCACCGTGGCGCACTTCCACAAAGAGGTGTTCGGGACGTTCGGGATTCCATTTTTGCTGAGGATACACCAG GGCGAGCATTTCAGAGAAGTCATGAAACGGATTCAGAGTCTGCTAGACATCCAGGAAAAGGAGTTTGAGAAG TTTAAATTTGCCATTGTGATGATGGGCCGACACCAGTACATAAACGAGGATGAGTATGAAGTGAACTTGAAAGACTTTGAGCCCCAGCCTG GTAACATGTCTCATCCTCGGCCTTGGCTAGGGCTCGACCACTTCAACAAAGCCCCAAAGAGGAGTCGCTACACTTACCTGGAAAAGGCCATTAAAATCCATAACTGA